In Paracoccus aminophilus JCM 7686, a single window of DNA contains:
- a CDS encoding NCS2 family permease, translated as MENFFKLRENGTNVRTEVVAGITTFLTMAYIIFVNPLILSEAGMDHGAVFVATCIAAALGSLVMGLWANWPIGMAPGMGLNAFFAYGVVLGMGYTWQQALGMVFISGVIFLILSVTGVRRWLIEGIPHSMRSAVAAGIGMFLGLIALKNAGIVVANPATLVGLGDMTQAPAILAIVGLFIIAALHALKVRGAILIGILVITIVSMLIGINKFGGIFSAPPSIAPTFLQLDIFGALSKGHETGGIGAALTSLFHVVLVLVLVEIFDATGTLVGVAKRAGLLKDGPVQDNPGLSRALMADSTAIVAGSLIGTSSTTAYVESAAGVAAGGRTGLTAVTVAVLFLLAMFFSPLAGSVPAYATAPALLFVAGLMMREFSDVEWDSITEAAPAVLTALMMPFTYSIANGLAFGFISYAIIKLLTGRAREVHAATWLIAALFVIRFAAFPEG; from the coding sequence ATGGAAAACTTCTTCAAGCTCAGAGAAAACGGGACAAACGTCAGAACCGAAGTCGTGGCCGGGATCACTACCTTCCTGACCATGGCCTATATTATCTTCGTCAACCCATTGATCCTGTCCGAAGCGGGCATGGATCACGGCGCGGTCTTTGTCGCGACCTGTATCGCGGCGGCCCTTGGCTCGCTGGTCATGGGGCTTTGGGCCAATTGGCCGATCGGCATGGCGCCGGGCATGGGGCTGAACGCCTTCTTCGCCTATGGCGTCGTGCTGGGCATGGGCTACACATGGCAGCAGGCGCTGGGGATGGTCTTCATCTCGGGCGTGATCTTCCTGATTCTGTCGGTCACCGGCGTGCGCCGCTGGCTGATCGAGGGGATTCCGCACTCGATGCGCAGCGCCGTGGCCGCCGGTATCGGCATGTTCCTTGGCCTGATCGCGCTGAAAAACGCGGGCATCGTCGTGGCGAACCCGGCGACGCTGGTCGGTCTGGGCGACATGACCCAGGCTCCGGCGATCCTGGCCATTGTCGGGCTCTTCATCATCGCGGCGCTTCATGCGCTGAAGGTGCGCGGCGCGATCCTGATCGGGATCTTGGTGATCACGATCGTGTCGATGCTGATTGGCATCAACAAGTTCGGCGGCATCTTCTCGGCGCCGCCCTCGATCGCCCCGACCTTCCTGCAGCTCGATATTTTCGGCGCGCTGTCGAAAGGCCATGAAACCGGCGGGATTGGCGCGGCGCTGACCAGCCTCTTCCATGTCGTGCTGGTTCTGGTGCTGGTCGAGATCTTCGACGCAACCGGCACGCTGGTCGGCGTGGCCAAACGCGCAGGCCTGCTGAAAGACGGTCCGGTTCAGGACAATCCGGGCCTGAGCCGCGCGCTCATGGCCGATTCGACCGCCATCGTCGCGGGTTCGCTGATCGGGACCTCCTCGACCACGGCCTATGTCGAAAGCGCCGCGGGCGTGGCTGCGGGCGGTCGCACCGGCCTGACCGCCGTCACCGTCGCCGTGCTCTTCCTGCTGGCGATGTTCTTCTCGCCGCTGGCGGGCTCGGTTCCGGCCTATGCAACGGCGCCGGCGCTGCTCTTCGTCGCTGGTCTGATGATGCGCGAGTTTTCGGATGTGGAATGGGACAGCATCACCGAGGCGGCTCCGGCTGTGCTCACTGCGCTGATGATGCCCTTCACCTATTCGATCGCCAACGGTCTGGCCTTCGGCTTCATCAGCTATGCGATCATCAAGCTGCTGACCGGCCGCGCGCGGGAGGTCCATGCCGCGACCTGGCTGATCGCCGCTTTGTTCGTGATCCGCTTCGCCGCCTTCCCCGAAGGCTGA
- a CDS encoding urate hydroxylase PuuD yields the protein MSDFAIIWDWLAFAIRWTHVVTAIAWIGSSFYFVALDLGLRKAPGLPVGAHGEEWQVHGGGFYHIQKYLVAPERMPDHLIWFKWESYMTWISGAALLMVTYWAGSELFLIDPAKMELLPWQAILISAGSLSVGWIVYNNLCKSPLGEKPTLLMLLLFVLLVVMGWAYNQVFTGRAVMLHLGAFTATIMTANVFFIIMPNQRIVVADLKAGRTPDPKYGKIAKLRSTHNNYLTLPVVFLMLSNHYPLAFATEYNWIIAALVFLMGVTIRHFFNSMHAGKGNLWWCWGATAMLFVAIMWLSTAPMLRETVEQSEARPLTATQQAMIATPGWDAASSAVMGRCSMCHAREPSYDGIHTAPKGVLLETPDDITRAAREIYIQAGVTHAMPPANVSFMEPQERQAIVDWYRAAPKSLAFN from the coding sequence ATGAGCGATTTTGCCATTATATGGGACTGGTTGGCCTTTGCCATCCGCTGGACCCATGTCGTCACAGCCATCGCCTGGATCGGCTCGTCCTTCTACTTCGTCGCCCTTGACCTTGGCCTGCGCAAAGCTCCGGGGCTTCCCGTGGGCGCGCATGGCGAGGAATGGCAGGTCCATGGCGGTGGGTTTTACCACATCCAGAAATATCTGGTCGCCCCCGAGCGCATGCCCGATCACCTGATCTGGTTCAAATGGGAAAGCTATATGACCTGGATCTCGGGAGCTGCGCTTCTGATGGTCACCTATTGGGCCGGGTCCGAACTCTTTCTGATCGACCCCGCCAAGATGGAGCTGCTGCCCTGGCAAGCGATCCTGATCTCGGCTGGTTCGCTCTCGGTTGGCTGGATCGTCTATAATAACCTGTGCAAATCGCCGCTTGGCGAAAAGCCGACGCTTCTGATGCTGCTGCTCTTCGTGCTCTTGGTGGTCATGGGCTGGGCCTATAATCAGGTCTTCACTGGCCGCGCGGTCATGCTGCATCTGGGTGCCTTCACCGCGACGATCATGACGGCCAACGTCTTCTTCATCATCATGCCGAACCAGCGCATCGTGGTGGCGGATCTGAAAGCCGGACGCACGCCGGACCCGAAATATGGCAAGATTGCCAAGCTGCGCTCGACCCATAACAACTATCTGACGCTGCCGGTCGTCTTCCTGATGCTGTCGAACCATTACCCGCTGGCCTTCGCGACCGAGTATAACTGGATCATCGCCGCGCTGGTCTTCCTGATGGGCGTCACCATCCGGCATTTCTTCAACTCGATGCATGCGGGCAAGGGCAATCTGTGGTGGTGCTGGGGCGCGACGGCGATGCTCTTTGTCGCGATCATGTGGCTTTCGACCGCGCCGATGCTGCGCGAAACCGTCGAGCAGTCAGAGGCCCGTCCTCTGACCGCCACCCAGCAGGCGATGATCGCCACCCCCGGCTGGGATGCCGCCTCGAGCGCGGTCATGGGCCGCTGCTCGATGTGCCACGCGCGCGAGCCGTCTTATGACGGCATCCACACCGCGCCGAAGGGCGTGTTGCTGGAGACGCCCGACGACATCACCCGGGCCGCGCGCGAGATCTATATTCAGGCCGGTGTGACCCATGCCATGCCGCCCGCGAATGTCTCGTTCATGGAGCCGCAAGAGCGTCAGGCAATCGTCGATTGGTATCGCGCCGCGCCGAAAAGCCTCGCCTTCAACTGA
- a CDS encoding class I SAM-dependent methyltransferase, whose protein sequence is MSEIHLSAAKGYAGAAGNYVAGRPDYPVEVGDWLRDSLKLGPGRQVLDLGAGTGKFLPRLVATGATITAVEPVAAMRAEIEARFPTVTALAGTAEAIPLPDASLDAVVCAQAFHWFAHPAAVAEILRVLRPGGRLGLIWNGRDESVGWVATLSQITDAREGNTPRYKSGKWREVVPTPELPLIDTREARNFHRGTAEQVILERTRSTSFIAALPASERDEVLDEVRALIAATPELAGQAEVAFPYVTSMFTFEKVAV, encoded by the coding sequence ATGAGCGAAATCCACCTAAGCGCCGCCAAGGGCTATGCGGGCGCGGCCGGAAACTATGTCGCGGGCCGGCCCGATTATCCCGTCGAGGTCGGCGACTGGCTGCGCGATAGTTTGAAGCTTGGGCCGGGGCGGCAGGTGCTCGATCTGGGCGCGGGCACCGGGAAATTCCTGCCCCGCCTTGTCGCGACCGGCGCCACGATCACGGCGGTCGAGCCGGTGGCTGCGATGCGGGCTGAAATCGAGGCCCGCTTTCCGACCGTGACCGCGCTGGCCGGAACCGCCGAGGCGATCCCTTTGCCCGATGCGAGCCTTGACGCCGTGGTCTGCGCGCAGGCCTTTCACTGGTTCGCCCATCCCGCAGCGGTCGCCGAGATCCTGCGCGTGCTGCGCCCCGGCGGGCGGCTGGGGCTGATCTGGAACGGGCGCGACGAAAGCGTCGGTTGGGTCGCGACCCTGTCGCAGATCACCGACGCGCGCGAGGGCAATACGCCGCGCTACAAATCCGGCAAATGGCGCGAGGTCGTGCCGACGCCCGAACTGCCTCTGATCGACACGCGCGAGGCGCGCAATTTTCACCGGGGCACGGCGGAGCAGGTCATCCTTGAACGCACCCGCTCGACCAGCTTCATCGCGGCGCTGCCCGCGTCAGAGCGCGATGAGGTGCTGGACGAGGTCCGCGCGCTGATCGCCGCCACGCCCGAGCTTGCTGGGCAGGCCGAGGTCGCCTTTCCCTATGTGACCTCGATGTTCACCTTCGAGAAGGTCGCGGTCTAA
- the dapB gene encoding 4-hydroxy-tetrahydrodipicolinate reductase, producing the protein MDKPGIVITGASGRMGRMLIAQVLDSDKMALVGALERPGSEWVGRDVGELVGRPATGVLVSDDPVATIAKAQAVIDFTTPEATLAFAELAAQARAVHVIGTTGFDADQIARLKPAARHAPIIRAGNMSLGVNLLTALARKVAAALDEDWDIEVVEAHHRHKVDAPSGTALMLGAAAAEGRGETLETLRTPAREGITGARTRGTIGFSAIRGGDVVGEHDLIFAADGERVVLRHLATDRRIFARGALKAALWGQDKGPGEYDMMDVLGL; encoded by the coding sequence ATGGACAAGCCGGGAATTGTCATCACGGGTGCATCGGGCCGGATGGGCCGGATGCTGATCGCGCAGGTTCTGGACTCTGACAAGATGGCGCTGGTCGGCGCGCTCGAGCGTCCGGGCAGCGAATGGGTCGGGCGCGACGTGGGTGAGCTGGTCGGCCGCCCCGCCACCGGGGTGCTGGTCAGCGACGATCCGGTCGCGACCATTGCCAAGGCGCAGGCGGTGATCGACTTCACCACGCCCGAGGCGACGCTGGCCTTTGCCGAGCTCGCCGCGCAAGCCCGCGCCGTCCATGTCATCGGCACGACCGGCTTTGACGCGGACCAGATCGCGCGGCTCAAACCCGCCGCGCGTCACGCGCCGATCATCCGCGCCGGTAACATGAGCCTTGGCGTCAACCTTCTGACGGCGCTGGCACGCAAGGTCGCGGCGGCGCTGGACGAGGATTGGGACATCGAAGTGGTCGAGGCCCATCACCGCCACAAGGTCGATGCGCCCTCGGGCACCGCTTTGATGCTGGGCGCGGCTGCGGCGGAAGGACGGGGCGAGACGCTCGAGACGCTGCGCACCCCCGCCCGCGAAGGCATCACCGGCGCGCGGACCCGCGGCACGATCGGCTTTTCGGCAATCCGTGGCGGCGATGTCGTCGGCGAGCATGATCTGATTTTCGCAGCCGATGGCGAGCGCGTGGTGCTGCGCCATCTCGCGACCGACCGCCGCATCTTTGCCCGAGGCGCGCTGAAAGCCGCGCTTTGGGGGCAGGACAAGGGGCCGGGCGAATATGACATGATGGATGTGCTCGGCCTCTGA
- the rbfA gene encoding 30S ribosome-binding factor RbfA — translation MAQNRFHSGSGPSQRQLRVGELIRRTLSDVLLRAEVHDPDLNRHSITVGEVSASPDLKVATVYVMPLGGHDAQDALKALRRNTRELRHHIAKAMTLKYAPDLRFILDETFDRMDDTRRLFADERVRRDVEAPDEDDLDDDDLDRDGDETDDRDPRGNEA, via the coding sequence ATGGCACAGAACCGCTTTCATTCAGGATCCGGCCCCTCGCAGCGTCAGCTTCGCGTGGGTGAATTGATCCGCCGCACCCTTTCGGATGTCCTTCTGCGCGCAGAAGTGCATGACCCCGATCTCAACCGCCACTCGATCACGGTGGGGGAGGTCTCGGCCTCGCCTGACCTCAAGGTCGCGACGGTCTATGTGATGCCGCTTGGCGGGCATGACGCGCAGGATGCGCTCAAGGCGCTGCGGCGCAACACGCGCGAGCTGCGGCATCATATCGCCAAGGCGATGACGCTGAAATACGCGCCCGACCTGCGCTTCATTCTGGACGAGACCTTCGACCGGATGGACGACACCCGCCGCCTCTTCGCCGACGAGCGCGTGCGCCGCGATGTCGAGGCCCCGGATGAAGATGATCTGGATGACGATGATCTCGACCGGGATGGTGACGAGACCGACGACCGCGATCCGCGTGGCAATGAGGCTTGA
- a CDS encoding phosphodiester glycosidase family protein, with product MRLDLKRRLGLAFGALIAMTLPAVAGLCEKRDFDGQSYAICTVEAAQEPDLRLWLNDAQGRTLGSFGAVRGTLAPGEALAFAMNAGMYHPDYKPVGLFKADGATEADLVTAGGGGNFGMLPNGVFCTGGKRPFQVIESRAFAKAEPACRLATQSGPMLVIDGKLHPRFLPDSDSRYIRNGVGVSPDGKTAWFAISDRAVTFHEFGRLFRDELGARDALYFDGSISRLYAPELNRSDFGRKMGPIIGLTGKSE from the coding sequence ATGAGGCTTGATCTCAAGCGCCGCCTCGGGCTGGCCTTCGGCGCGCTGATCGCCATGACCCTGCCCGCCGTGGCCGGGCTTTGCGAAAAGCGCGATTTTGACGGCCAAAGCTATGCGATCTGCACGGTCGAGGCCGCGCAAGAGCCTGATCTGCGGCTGTGGCTGAATGATGCGCAGGGCCGCACGCTTGGCAGTTTCGGCGCGGTGCGCGGCACGCTCGCGCCCGGCGAGGCTTTGGCCTTTGCGATGAATGCGGGCATGTATCACCCCGATTACAAGCCGGTCGGTCTGTTCAAGGCCGATGGCGCGACCGAAGCCGATCTCGTCACCGCAGGCGGCGGCGGCAATTTCGGGATGCTGCCGAATGGCGTCTTCTGCACCGGCGGCAAGCGCCCGTTTCAGGTGATCGAAAGCCGCGCCTTCGCCAAAGCAGAGCCCGCCTGTCGTCTGGCGACCCAATCCGGCCCGATGCTGGTCATCGACGGCAAGCTGCACCCGCGCTTTCTGCCCGATTCCGACAGCCGCTATATCCGCAACGGCGTCGGCGTCTCGCCCGATGGCAAGACGGCCTGGTTCGCGATTTCGGACCGCGCGGTGACCTTCCACGAATTCGGACGGCTCTTCCGCGACGAGCTCGGCGCGCGTGATGCGCTTTACTTTGACGGATCGATCAGCCGGCTTTATGCGCCAGAGCTGAACCGGTCGGATTTCGGCCGCAAGATGGGGCCGATCATCGGCCTGACAGGAAAAAGCGAATAA
- the truB gene encoding tRNA pseudouridine(55) synthase TruB → MARKKGRDISGWLVIDKPAGVGSTDVVGKVRWALDAKKAGHAGTLDPDATGVLAIALGEATKTVPYLTEALKCYDFTVVWGAETSSDDASGAVIKTSEARPSEEAIRAALPAFIGDIMQVPPRVSAVKVDGERAYDLAREGEEVELAARPLWVESLELTALREGQADLRMVCGKGGYVRAIARDLGRALGCLGHVLVLRRIWSGPFEAAAGIAFDKIDRANQAELEAALLPLQSALTELPELHATEMGEIRILNGNPGQVTGHAEFGTEVWVSRQGRPLCIGNYMGGEVQPSRVFNL, encoded by the coding sequence ATGGCACGCAAAAAGGGACGCGACATTTCGGGCTGGCTGGTCATCGACAAGCCCGCAGGGGTCGGCTCGACCGATGTGGTTGGCAAGGTGCGGTGGGCGCTCGACGCCAAGAAGGCGGGGCATGCGGGCACGCTCGATCCCGATGCGACCGGCGTTCTGGCGATCGCTCTGGGCGAGGCCACCAAGACCGTGCCATATTTGACCGAAGCTCTGAAATGCTACGATTTCACCGTCGTCTGGGGGGCAGAGACCTCGTCGGATGATGCCTCGGGCGCGGTGATCAAGACATCCGAAGCCCGTCCGAGCGAAGAGGCGATCCGCGCCGCTTTGCCCGCGTTTATCGGCGATATCATGCAAGTGCCGCCGCGCGTCTCTGCCGTGAAGGTCGATGGCGAGCGCGCCTATGATCTTGCCCGTGAGGGCGAAGAGGTCGAGCTCGCCGCCCGTCCGCTTTGGGTCGAATCGCTGGAGCTGACCGCTCTGCGCGAGGGGCAGGCCGATCTGCGCATGGTCTGCGGCAAGGGCGGCTATGTCCGCGCCATTGCCCGCGATCTCGGGCGCGCGCTTGGCTGCCTTGGCCACGTGCTCGTGCTGCGCCGGATCTGGTCCGGCCCGTTCGAGGCCGCCGCTGGCATCGCCTTCGACAAGATCGACCGCGCCAATCAGGCCGAGCTCGAGGCCGCGCTGCTGCCGCTTCAATCCGCGCTGACCGAGCTGCCCGAGCTGCACGCCACCGAAATGGGCGAGATCCGCATTCTGAACGGGAATCCCGGGCAGGTGACCGGCCACGCCGAATTCGGGACCGAGGTCTGGGTCAGCCGTCAGGGCCGCCCGCTCTGTATCGGCAATTACATGGGCGGCGAGGTTCAGCCCTCGCGGGTTTTCAACCTCTAG
- a CDS encoding pseudouridine synthase, which produces MSAPDHIPSATPGYTYDPPMEPPRIIYADHEILVVDKQSGLLSVPGKDADRQDCLINRLRGIYPEVLLVHRLDQDTSGVMIFALTPHAQRHLGLQFEKRQTKKTYIARLEGRLSPATGRVDLPLIVDWPNRPKQMVDLENGRPAQTDWRVIRATDTETRVRLSPITGRSHQLRVHMLSLGHPILGDPLYAEGPARDDYPRLMLHAESLRVRHPDGGVAQSFTAPVPF; this is translated from the coding sequence ATGAGCGCGCCCGATCACATCCCCTCGGCGACGCCCGGCTACACCTATGATCCGCCGATGGAGCCGCCGCGCATCATCTATGCCGATCACGAGATCCTCGTGGTGGACAAGCAATCCGGCCTTCTGTCCGTGCCCGGAAAGGACGCCGACCGGCAGGATTGCCTGATCAACCGGCTGCGCGGCATCTATCCCGAGGTGTTGCTGGTGCATCGGCTGGATCAGGACACCTCGGGCGTGATGATCTTTGCGCTGACGCCCCATGCGCAGCGCCATCTCGGGCTGCAATTCGAAAAGCGCCAGACCAAGAAGACCTATATCGCGCGGCTTGAGGGGCGGCTGTCGCCCGCGACCGGGCGGGTCGATCTGCCGTTGATCGTCGATTGGCCGAACCGACCGAAGCAGATGGTCGATCTCGAAAACGGTCGCCCGGCCCAGACCGATTGGCGCGTCATCCGCGCCACCGACACCGAGACCCGCGTGCGGTTGTCGCCGATCACCGGGCGCAGCCACCAGCTGCGGGTCCATATGCTGTCGCTCGGCCATCCGATCCTGGGCGACCCGCTTTATGCCGAGGGCCCGGCGCGGGACGATTACCCGCGCCTGATGCTTCATGCCGAAAGCCTGCGCGTCCGCCACCCGGATGGCGGCGTTGCGCAAAGCTTTACCGCACCGGTGCCCTTCTAG
- a CDS encoding LysE family translocator, whose translation MIWDTISNIPLQQLLAFMAGALVLNFVPGQDVFFASACGIQSGPRAGALAGFGVGLGVMVHLVLATIGLGALVAAHPEALTAVKYIGAAYLLWLAWKSWTAGEVDPSARGASRSWNIIRRGMLSNLLNPKPVLFLLAFLPQFTRPEYGPIWQQIFGLGLMFVLSGTIVTMGYGVVAGYAGQVFGKRMGIINKIAAFMFAGLALRLVAK comes from the coding sequence ATGATCTGGGACACGATCTCGAATATCCCCCTCCAGCAGCTTCTGGCCTTCATGGCGGGGGCCTTGGTGCTGAATTTCGTGCCCGGTCAGGATGTGTTTTTCGCGAGCGCCTGCGGGATCCAAAGCGGCCCGCGCGCGGGTGCTTTGGCGGGCTTCGGTGTCGGGCTTGGCGTGATGGTGCATCTGGTGCTGGCGACGATTGGGCTTGGCGCGCTGGTTGCCGCCCATCCCGAGGCGCTGACCGCGGTCAAATATATCGGCGCGGCCTATCTGCTGTGGCTGGCGTGGAAAAGCTGGACGGCGGGCGAGGTCGATCCCTCGGCGCGCGGGGCCTCGCGGAGCTGGAACATCATCCGGCGCGGGATGCTCTCGAACCTCCTGAACCCCAAACCGGTGCTGTTTTTGCTGGCCTTTTTGCCGCAATTCACCCGCCCCGAATATGGCCCGATCTGGCAGCAGATCTTTGGCCTTGGCCTGATGTTCGTCCTCAGCGGCACCATCGTCACCATGGGCTATGGCGTGGTCGCGGGCTATGCCGGGCAGGTCTTTGGCAAGCGCATGGGCATCATCAACAAGATCGCGGCCTTCATGTTCGCGGGCCTTGCGCTGCGGCTGGTCGCGAAATGA
- a CDS encoding GFA family protein, with protein MPHSDSSETTPNLTGHCLCGAVRFSGWLHPTDTVTGCHCSQCRRWSGHYWASVSVLDIEIEDDGQLRWYRASDQASRGFCTTCGSSMFWKADQDDEQRVAVSAAAVEVAGGALDQPTGLKLSRHIYVADKGDYYEITDGVRQDQQE; from the coding sequence ATGCCACATTCGGACAGCTCTGAGACGACGCCTAATCTGACCGGCCATTGCCTGTGCGGCGCGGTGCGCTTTTCGGGGTGGCTTCACCCGACGGATACCGTGACCGGCTGTCATTGCAGCCAATGCCGCCGCTGGTCGGGGCATTACTGGGCGTCGGTCTCGGTCTTGGACATCGAGATCGAGGATGATGGCCAATTGCGCTGGTATCGCGCCTCGGATCAGGCGAGCCGCGGCTTTTGCACGACCTGCGGCAGTTCGATGTTCTGGAAAGCCGATCAGGACGATGAGCAGCGCGTTGCGGTCTCTGCGGCGGCGGTCGAGGTCGCGGGCGGCGCGCTTGACCAGCCCACGGGGCTGAAACTCTCCCGCCATATCTATGTCGCCGACAAGGGCGATTACTACGAGATCACCGACGGCGTCCGCCAGGACCAGCAAGAGTAG
- a CDS encoding GAF domain-containing protein, protein MSVNYPELAARIASLIHGETDEVALMATVACELHHSDARFDWTGFYRVVGPELLKIGPYQGGHGCLVIPFSRGVCGAAARTGETQLVPDVDAYPGHIACASSTRSELVIPVFGANRRLIAVLDLDSDQPDAFTEDDADRLTEILDATFGQL, encoded by the coding sequence ATGAGTGTGAATTATCCCGAACTGGCCGCCCGCATCGCAAGCCTGATCCATGGCGAGACCGACGAGGTCGCGCTGATGGCAACCGTTGCCTGCGAGTTGCATCACTCTGACGCGCGGTTCGATTGGACCGGCTTTTACCGCGTCGTCGGGCCAGAGCTGCTGAAGATCGGCCCCTATCAGGGCGGTCACGGCTGTCTGGTCATCCCGTTTTCGCGTGGTGTCTGTGGCGCGGCCGCCCGCACCGGCGAGACCCAGCTTGTCCCCGATGTCGATGCTTACCCGGGCCATATCGCCTGCGCCTCGAGCACCCGGTCTGAGCTGGTCATTCCGGTTTTCGGCGCCAATCGCCGCCTGATCGCGGTGCTGGATCTCGACAGCGACCAGCCGGATGCGTTTACTGAGGACGACGCCGACCGCTTGACGGAGATCCTCGATGCCACATTCGGACAGCTCTGA